A region from the Actinoplanes sp. OR16 genome encodes:
- the lon gene encoding endopeptidase La has product MTSKRLPVLFLDDIVLLPGMAVPVELDEKTRAAVDAARTSAGSELLIAPQLDDRYASYGVVATVQQVGKLRGGTPAAVLRTGVRARIGSGVTGPGAALWVEAELVPPAAPTEKAVELAAEYKKLVVSVLQRREAWQVIESVSAIDDPGDLADTAGWAPYLSNDRKRELLETPDVEARLRVLIDWTGEFLTESEVSEKIEHDVRESVEKRNREYLLREQLKAIRKELGEGEADDNDDYRARVEGADLPDSVREAALREVDKLERTGDQNPEAGWIRSWLDTVLDLPWSERTTDNTDLEAARAVLDTDHHGLDEVKERIVEYLGVRARRESRGLAVVGGRGSGAVILLAGPPGVGKTSLGESVAKTLGRKFVRVALGGVRDEAEIRGHRRTYVGALPGRIVRAIREAGTMNPVVLLDEVDKVGSDYRGDPAAALLEVLDPAQNHTFRDHYLDLDLDLSDVLFIATANTLETIPQALFDRMELISIDGYTENDKVAIARDFLLPRQLERAALSPGEVTVTEAALREIAANYTREAGVRSFERLLAKALRKVALGTLPATVEAADLADLIGRPRFTPDSAERTAVPGVSTGLAVTGMGGDVLYIEASLLPGDKGGLSVTGQLGDVMKESAQIALSYVRSHAGELGISPEQLDHPIHLHVPAGAVPKDGPSAGVTMTTALVSLLLGRNVRADVGMTGEVSLTGRVLPIGGVKQKLLAAQRAGLTEVYLPQRNEPDLDDVPADVLAALTVHIVSDVREILKTALDEVSVGTVAAA; this is encoded by the coding sequence ACCTCGGCCGGCTCCGAACTTCTGATCGCCCCGCAGCTCGACGACCGGTACGCGTCCTACGGCGTGGTCGCGACCGTCCAGCAGGTGGGCAAACTGCGGGGCGGCACGCCCGCCGCCGTCCTGCGCACCGGCGTCCGCGCCCGCATCGGCAGCGGCGTGACCGGACCCGGCGCCGCGCTCTGGGTGGAGGCCGAGCTGGTTCCGCCGGCCGCGCCCACCGAGAAGGCCGTCGAGCTGGCCGCCGAATACAAGAAGCTGGTCGTCTCGGTGCTCCAGCGCCGGGAGGCCTGGCAGGTCATCGAGTCGGTGAGCGCCATCGACGACCCCGGTGACCTGGCCGACACCGCGGGCTGGGCGCCGTACCTCTCCAACGACCGCAAGCGCGAGCTGCTGGAGACCCCCGACGTCGAGGCCCGGCTGCGCGTGCTGATCGACTGGACCGGCGAGTTCCTGACCGAGTCCGAGGTCAGCGAGAAGATCGAGCACGACGTCCGCGAGTCGGTCGAGAAGCGCAATCGCGAGTACCTGCTCCGCGAGCAGCTCAAGGCCATCCGCAAGGAGCTCGGTGAGGGCGAGGCCGACGACAACGACGACTATCGCGCCCGGGTCGAGGGGGCAGATCTTCCCGATTCGGTACGCGAGGCAGCGCTGCGCGAGGTGGACAAACTCGAACGGACCGGCGACCAGAACCCGGAGGCCGGGTGGATCCGCAGCTGGCTCGACACGGTCCTGGACCTGCCGTGGTCGGAACGCACGACCGACAACACCGACCTGGAAGCGGCCCGCGCGGTCCTCGACACGGATCACCACGGCCTCGACGAGGTCAAGGAGCGGATCGTCGAATACCTGGGCGTCCGTGCCCGCCGCGAATCCCGTGGCCTGGCGGTCGTCGGCGGCCGGGGCTCGGGTGCGGTGATCCTGCTGGCCGGTCCTCCCGGTGTCGGCAAGACCTCGCTCGGCGAGTCGGTGGCGAAGACCCTCGGCCGCAAGTTCGTCCGGGTCGCGCTGGGTGGCGTGCGTGACGAGGCCGAGATCCGAGGACACCGCCGGACGTACGTCGGCGCGCTACCGGGCCGGATCGTCCGCGCCATCCGGGAAGCCGGCACGATGAATCCGGTCGTCCTGCTGGACGAGGTGGACAAGGTCGGCAGCGACTACCGCGGCGACCCGGCCGCGGCGCTGCTCGAAGTCCTGGACCCGGCGCAGAACCACACGTTCCGCGACCACTACCTCGACCTGGACCTGGACCTGTCCGACGTGCTGTTCATCGCGACCGCGAACACCCTGGAGACGATCCCGCAGGCGCTGTTCGACCGGATGGAACTGATCTCGATCGACGGCTACACCGAGAACGACAAGGTCGCGATCGCCCGCGACTTCCTCCTCCCCCGCCAGCTGGAACGGGCCGCCCTGTCGCCCGGCGAGGTGACGGTCACCGAGGCCGCGCTGCGCGAGATCGCCGCGAACTACACCCGGGAGGCGGGCGTCCGGTCGTTCGAGCGCCTGCTGGCGAAGGCCCTGCGCAAGGTCGCCCTGGGCACCCTGCCCGCGACGGTCGAGGCAGCCGACCTCGCCGATCTGATCGGACGGCCGCGGTTCACCCCGGACTCGGCCGAGCGCACCGCCGTTCCCGGTGTGTCGACCGGTCTGGCGGTCACCGGCATGGGCGGCGACGTCCTCTACATCGAGGCGTCGCTGCTCCCCGGCGACAAGGGCGGTCTCTCCGTCACCGGCCAGCTCGGCGATGTGATGAAGGAATCCGCTCAGATCGCTTTGTCGTACGTCCGATCGCACGCCGGTGAACTGGGTATCTCGCCGGAACAGCTGGATCACCCGATCCACCTGCACGTGCCCGCGGGCGCGGTGCCGAAGGACGGGCCGTCGGCCGGCGTCACGATGACGACCGCGCTGGTGTCGCTGCTGCTCGGGCGCAACGTGCGGGCCGACGTCGGGATGACCGGTGAGGTCTCGCTGACCGGCCGGGTCCTCCCGATCGGCGGGGTGAAGCAGAAGCTGCTGGCCGCACAGCGCGCCGGGCTCACCGAGGTGTACCTGCCACAGCGCAACGAGCCGGATCTCGACGACGTGCCGGCCGATGTCCTGGCGGCGCTGACCGTGCACATCGTTTCCGACGTACGAGAAATCCTGAAGACCGCCCTGGATGAGGTCTCCGTCGGCACGGTAGCCGCGGCCTGA
- a CDS encoding cellulase family glycosylhydrolase, with translation MRLKKAGMAFLAAALAVTGAFYGVTRPAAADVTAQLTPAQLVADMGAGWNLGNTLEASNNGVPSETAWGNPVVTQAFIDRVQAAGFKTIRIPVSYLGKIGAAPDYTVDAAWLNRIKEVVDYAHGRGLYVLINMHGDGYKSVAGSWLICDAASQTTIREKYQKVWQQVATKFQGYNDHLIFESMNEEFDGQYGNPTQPCYSNINAYNQIFVDTVRRTGGTNASRWLLVPGWNTNIDYTAGNYGFVIPTDQYRSSTIPAAEQRLIISVHYYDPWDFTGTEDGTITQWGANATNPAKKSTWGQEDFLDGQMKKMYDTFVTRGYPVFVGEYGSIDKTTYDSSSNRYRADYARAVVSAAKKYGAATAYWDNGWNGQHGFGLFDRNSGAVTQQGIVDAIITAAGGSRPSSSPSVSTSPSASASPSPSVSASPSSSPSTGTGACKVTNAVNAWNTGLTNSVTIANTGTTAINGWSLVFTLATGQAITSGWSATYAPSSGTVTAKNVGYNGSIAPGSSVSIGYQATHTGNAAAPTGFTLNGSTCN, from the coding sequence ATGAGACTGAAGAAAGCCGGGATGGCGTTCCTCGCCGCCGCCCTGGCCGTCACCGGCGCTTTCTACGGCGTGACCAGACCGGCAGCGGCCGACGTCACCGCCCAGCTCACCCCCGCCCAGCTGGTCGCCGACATGGGTGCCGGCTGGAACCTCGGCAACACCCTGGAAGCCAGCAACAACGGCGTTCCCAGTGAGACGGCCTGGGGCAACCCGGTCGTCACGCAGGCCTTCATCGACCGGGTGCAGGCCGCCGGCTTCAAGACCATCAGGATTCCGGTCTCCTACCTCGGGAAGATCGGCGCGGCCCCGGACTACACCGTCGACGCCGCCTGGCTGAACCGGATCAAGGAGGTCGTCGACTACGCTCACGGCCGCGGCCTTTACGTGCTGATCAACATGCACGGCGACGGCTACAAGAGCGTCGCCGGCTCCTGGTTGATCTGTGACGCGGCGTCGCAGACCACGATCCGGGAGAAGTATCAGAAGGTCTGGCAGCAGGTCGCGACGAAGTTCCAGGGCTACAACGACCACCTGATCTTCGAGTCGATGAACGAGGAGTTCGACGGCCAGTACGGCAACCCGACCCAGCCGTGCTACTCGAACATCAACGCCTACAACCAGATCTTCGTGGACACCGTGCGCCGGACCGGCGGGACGAACGCCTCCCGCTGGCTGCTGGTGCCCGGCTGGAACACGAACATCGACTACACGGCCGGCAACTACGGGTTCGTGATCCCGACCGATCAGTACCGGTCGTCCACCATCCCGGCGGCCGAGCAGCGGCTGATCATCTCGGTGCACTACTACGACCCGTGGGACTTCACCGGCACCGAGGACGGCACGATCACCCAGTGGGGCGCGAACGCGACGAACCCGGCGAAGAAGTCGACCTGGGGCCAGGAGGACTTCCTGGACGGGCAGATGAAGAAGATGTACGACACCTTCGTGACGCGCGGCTACCCGGTCTTCGTCGGTGAGTACGGCTCGATCGACAAGACGACGTACGACTCGTCCAGCAACAGGTACCGCGCCGACTACGCGCGGGCCGTGGTGTCGGCGGCGAAGAAGTACGGGGCGGCGACCGCGTACTGGGACAACGGCTGGAACGGGCAGCACGGCTTCGGCCTGTTCGACCGCAACTCCGGCGCCGTCACGCAGCAGGGGATCGTCGACGCGATCATCACTGCGGCGGGAGGAAGCCGGCCGTCGAGCAGCCCGAGCGTCAGCACGAGTCCCAGTGCGAGCGCCAGCCCGAGTCCCAGTGTGAGCGCCAGCCCGAGTTCCAGCCCGAGCACCGGCACCGGCGCCTGCAAGGTGACGAACGCCGTGAACGCCTGGAACACCGGCCTGACCAACAGCGTCACGATCGCCAACACCGGCACGACGGCGATCAACGGCTGGTCCCTGGTCTTCACGCTGGCCACCGGGCAGGCCATCACGTCCGGCTGGAGTGCGACGTATGCCCCGTCCAGCGGGACGGTGACCGCGAAGAACGTCGGCTACAACGGCTCGATCGCGCCGGGCAGCTCGGTCAGCATCGGCTACCAGGCCACGCACACCGGCAACGCGGCCGCACCGACCGGCTTCACGCTCAACGGTTCCACCTGCAACTGA
- a CDS encoding peptidoglycan-binding protein: MTSAADLVGLLLKQKGDRYLFGVENKIANPNPSAFDCAELIEWGCGRFKIDPRMPDGSWLQAQHCRRHDTLIKVSRAIDTQGALLFRFAGGNPFGKTRPDSAHVAVSLGNGSTIEARGRKFGVNSFNAVGRNWTHAGLIPGLDYSGSPKKISGTPKGWHRHITQPPVMAGDDVRTWQLKMKDRGWRIRTDGVYDKDSEQVCVQFQREKKLEIDGVIGPQTWHATWHAPVTP; the protein is encoded by the coding sequence ATGACCAGTGCAGCCGATCTCGTCGGCCTGCTGCTGAAGCAGAAGGGCGACCGCTACCTGTTCGGCGTGGAGAACAAGATCGCCAACCCGAATCCCTCCGCCTTCGACTGTGCCGAGCTCATCGAGTGGGGCTGCGGCCGTTTCAAGATCGATCCGAGGATGCCGGACGGCTCCTGGCTGCAGGCCCAGCACTGCCGCAGGCACGACACCCTGATCAAGGTCAGCCGGGCGATCGACACCCAGGGCGCGCTGCTGTTCCGGTTCGCCGGCGGCAACCCGTTCGGCAAGACCCGGCCGGACTCCGCGCACGTGGCGGTCAGCCTCGGCAACGGCAGCACGATCGAGGCGCGCGGCCGGAAGTTCGGCGTCAACAGCTTCAACGCCGTCGGCCGGAACTGGACCCACGCGGGCCTGATCCCCGGGCTTGACTACTCGGGATCCCCGAAGAAGATCTCCGGTACGCCGAAAGGCTGGCACCGGCACATCACCCAGCCGCCCGTCATGGCCGGCGACGACGTGCGCACCTGGCAGCTCAAGATGAAGGACCGCGGCTGGCGCATCCGCACCGACGGCGTCTATGACAAGGACTCCGAGCAGGTCTGCGTGCAGTTCCAGCGGGAGAAGAAACTCGAGATCGACGGCGTGATCGGCCCGCAGACGTGGCACGCGACCTGGCACGCTCCCGTGACGCCGTGA
- a CDS encoding glycoside hydrolase domain-containing protein, producing the protein MSTMALSVFDRGIDYAGFRPHPITGPAAHGAKFVIRYSAGVGNTRHTTQWKLCGRDELHRLLRAGYDVIANSEWYESRVTEGAKAGTADGAADLAFWRERGLARGASIYVSWDEGQPDHHRHGRLAAYLAAYQRALNGHYHVDLYAGDVAIADMRARGLIRYGWRAMADAWSDNGHFFKPGADWRDHAAKVRQVSAAHLWQNGNRWFEGQADEDVILRLPVGSHREAASAGHPSLRPDPVR; encoded by the coding sequence ATGTCCACCATGGCTTTGTCAGTGTTCGACCGAGGTATCGACTACGCCGGATTCCGGCCCCACCCGATCACCGGACCCGCCGCCCACGGCGCGAAGTTCGTCATCCGCTACAGCGCCGGCGTCGGGAACACCCGCCACACGACCCAGTGGAAGCTGTGCGGCAGGGACGAGCTGCACCGGCTCCTGCGGGCCGGCTACGACGTCATCGCCAACTCCGAGTGGTACGAGTCGCGCGTCACCGAAGGCGCGAAGGCCGGCACCGCCGACGGCGCGGCCGACCTGGCCTTCTGGCGCGAGCGTGGCCTGGCCCGCGGCGCGTCGATCTACGTGTCCTGGGACGAGGGCCAGCCCGACCACCACCGGCACGGCAGGCTCGCCGCCTACCTGGCCGCGTACCAGCGCGCCCTGAACGGGCACTACCACGTCGACCTGTACGCGGGTGACGTGGCGATCGCCGACATGCGAGCGCGGGGCCTCATCCGTTACGGCTGGCGGGCGATGGCCGACGCCTGGTCGGACAACGGTCACTTCTTCAAGCCGGGCGCCGACTGGCGTGACCACGCCGCGAAGGTGCGGCAGGTGTCCGCCGCGCACCTCTGGCAGAACGGCAACCGCTGGTTCGAGGGCCAGGCGGACGAGGACGTCATCCTGCGGCTCCCCGTGGGCTCACACCGCGAGGCGGCCTCGGCCGGCCATCCGTCACTTCGACCCGATCCGGTCCGGTGA
- a CDS encoding BTAD domain-containing putative transcriptional regulator, with protein MEFRLFGEVQLVAAGRPLETGTPRQQAVLAALAVEAGRAVAIETIVDRVWGDNPPAEARNVLYSHVSRIRRMLRQAVACGDGTVVRLERRHAGYVLDADPELIDIHRFARLAELGRDPSRADTEQARVLVEALSLWRGIPLAALTGDWVSAVRESWHRRRLDAAVHWARAELRLGRAEAVISTLPDLITEYPLAEPLEVLLMTALHTAGRDAEAMDRYVTVRQRLADALGADPGPELRALHQAILRGEPATAPLGDRRAPAQLPPDVYGFTGREEPLRQMDALLDDGHTVVIDGMAGIGKTALAVHWAHRTAPHFPDGRLYVNLRGFDPTGTPVTPDEAVRGFLDALGVPPERIPVTLDAQTALYRSLLAGRRILVLLDNARDVEQVRPLLPGAPGCMTVVTSRNQLAGLVVTTGAHPMTLDLPPAGEARQLLVRRLGSGRVMADLPATDDIAAMCGRLPLALAIVATRAATRPGLPLSVLAAELREAQGGLEEFTDPDVASDVRAVFSWSYRQLSPPAAGLFRLLGLHAGPDIGMAAAASLAGRPVTEIRPLLAELARAHLIQRTLSRYAFHDLLRAYATELASTVDDETERSAALHRVLSHYVASAHAADRLLNAHRDDPATPPPVPTGVEPERPAGRRPALDWFVAEHRVLLATLGRSGDDALVWQLAWALVRFFAYHGHWQDSISALTVAVSSARRLGDSGKEAFAHRYLGCANIRLGGFTEAGARLRDALTLYRAAGDLAGEAHTRRHQAWLLECQGCYPEALAHARQALGLFHTAGHRAGEARALNAVGWFTAMLGDHAGAIDHCERALDLQRGLGDRFGQAETWDSLGYANQRLGRHTAAIVCYRTAVALYREFDDRYNEGDTTASLGDALYAAGDATSARDAWRRAADILDLLHHPDAGRVRAKLLAPTRP; from the coding sequence GTGGAGTTCCGGCTCTTCGGCGAGGTGCAACTGGTGGCCGCGGGGCGGCCGCTGGAGACCGGCACGCCCCGGCAGCAGGCGGTGCTCGCGGCCCTGGCGGTGGAGGCGGGACGTGCGGTGGCGATCGAGACGATCGTGGACCGGGTGTGGGGTGACAACCCGCCGGCCGAGGCACGCAACGTGCTGTACTCGCACGTCAGCCGGATCCGCCGGATGCTGAGGCAGGCGGTCGCGTGCGGTGACGGCACGGTGGTCCGGCTCGAACGCCGGCACGCCGGATACGTGCTGGACGCCGACCCGGAACTGATCGACATCCACCGGTTCGCCCGCCTCGCCGAGCTGGGCCGGGACCCGTCCCGTGCCGACACCGAGCAGGCCCGGGTGCTGGTGGAGGCGCTGAGCCTGTGGCGCGGCATCCCGCTGGCGGCGCTCACCGGCGACTGGGTGTCGGCGGTGCGCGAGAGCTGGCACCGGCGGCGCCTGGACGCCGCCGTCCACTGGGCACGCGCCGAGCTGCGGCTCGGCCGCGCCGAGGCGGTGATCAGCACGCTGCCCGACCTGATCACGGAGTACCCGCTCGCCGAGCCGCTCGAAGTGCTGCTCATGACCGCGCTGCACACGGCCGGCCGGGATGCGGAGGCGATGGACCGCTACGTCACGGTGCGGCAGCGGCTGGCCGACGCGCTGGGCGCCGATCCCGGGCCGGAGCTGCGGGCCCTGCACCAGGCCATCCTGCGCGGCGAGCCGGCCACCGCGCCGCTCGGCGATCGGCGAGCGCCGGCGCAGCTGCCTCCGGACGTGTACGGCTTCACCGGGCGCGAGGAACCGTTGCGGCAGATGGACGCGCTGCTGGACGACGGGCACACCGTGGTGATCGACGGCATGGCCGGCATCGGCAAGACGGCGCTGGCCGTCCACTGGGCCCACCGGACGGCGCCGCACTTCCCGGACGGCCGGCTCTACGTCAATCTCCGTGGATTCGATCCGACCGGGACACCGGTGACGCCGGACGAGGCGGTCCGCGGTTTCCTCGACGCGCTCGGCGTGCCACCCGAGCGGATCCCGGTCACGCTGGACGCCCAGACGGCGCTGTACCGCAGCCTGCTGGCCGGCCGGCGGATCCTGGTGCTGCTGGACAACGCCCGCGACGTCGAGCAGGTCCGCCCGCTGCTGCCCGGGGCGCCCGGCTGCATGACCGTGGTGACCAGCCGCAATCAGCTCGCCGGGCTGGTCGTGACGACCGGGGCGCACCCGATGACCCTGGACCTCCCGCCGGCCGGCGAGGCCCGGCAGCTGCTGGTGCGCCGGCTGGGATCCGGCCGGGTCATGGCCGACCTGCCCGCCACCGACGACATCGCCGCGATGTGCGGGCGTCTTCCGCTGGCGCTGGCCATCGTGGCGACCCGCGCGGCGACCCGGCCCGGCCTCCCCCTGTCCGTCCTCGCCGCCGAGTTGCGGGAGGCCCAGGGCGGGCTGGAGGAGTTCACCGATCCGGACGTGGCAAGCGACGTACGAGCGGTGTTCTCCTGGTCCTACCGGCAGCTCAGCCCGCCCGCCGCGGGACTGTTCCGGCTGCTGGGGCTGCACGCCGGACCGGACATCGGCATGGCCGCCGCGGCCAGCCTCGCCGGCCGCCCGGTGACGGAGATCCGCCCGTTGCTGGCCGAGCTGGCCCGGGCCCACCTGATCCAGCGAACTCTCAGCCGGTACGCGTTCCACGATCTGCTGCGCGCGTACGCGACGGAGCTGGCCTCCACTGTCGACGACGAGACCGAGCGGTCGGCCGCGCTGCACCGGGTGCTCAGCCACTACGTCGCCAGCGCCCACGCCGCCGATCGGCTGCTCAATGCCCACCGCGACGACCCCGCGACGCCGCCGCCGGTCCCGACCGGGGTCGAACCGGAACGACCGGCCGGCCGGCGTCCGGCGCTGGACTGGTTCGTCGCCGAGCACCGGGTGCTGCTGGCGACGCTCGGCCGGTCCGGCGACGACGCCCTCGTCTGGCAGCTGGCCTGGGCGCTGGTCCGCTTCTTCGCGTACCACGGGCACTGGCAGGACTCGATCAGCGCCCTCACCGTCGCGGTGAGTTCGGCCCGGCGGCTGGGGGATTCGGGCAAGGAGGCTTTCGCGCACCGGTACCTGGGCTGCGCGAACATCCGGCTCGGCGGTTTCACCGAAGCCGGCGCACGCCTGCGCGACGCGCTGACGCTGTACCGCGCGGCCGGTGACCTCGCCGGCGAGGCGCACACCCGGCGTCACCAGGCCTGGCTGCTGGAGTGCCAGGGCTGCTACCCGGAGGCGCTCGCGCACGCCCGGCAGGCCCTCGGCCTGTTCCACACCGCCGGCCATCGGGCAGGAGAGGCGCGGGCGCTGAACGCCGTCGGATGGTTCACCGCGATGCTGGGCGACCACGCCGGGGCGATCGACCACTGCGAACGGGCACTCGACCTGCAGCGCGGCCTCGGTGACCGGTTCGGGCAGGCCGAGACCTGGGACAGCCTCGGATACGCCAACCAGCGTCTCGGCCGGCACACCGCGGCCATCGTCTGCTATCGGACCGCTGTCGCGCTGTACAGGGAGTTCGACGACCGGTACAACGAAGGAGACACCACCGCGTCGCTCGGCGACGCTCTCTACGCGGCGGGCGACGCCACATCCGCCCGGGACGCCTGGCGTCGGGCGGCCGACATCCTCGACCTGCTGCACCACCCGGACGCCGGCCGGGTCCGCGCCAAGCTCCTGGCTCCCACCCGACCCTGA
- a CDS encoding RiPP maturation radical SAM C-methyltransferase, with product MRTVLVSMPFMDIDRPSIQLGLLKAIGERNGFAVRTLHANLDFAARIGVDQYRELAETRGSLVGDWLFSVEAFGEQAPDPAGRLPDELGADPAYGERLRHLRDHDVPAFLDSLMDAVAWTEVRVVGFSCTFQQNTASFALARRLKRRFPHLVTVFGGANFDGEMGPELVRTVDCIDLAVSGEADTAFPRLLAALAAGTDPAAVPGVCRRAGDTCVATPPEPPYDELDDLPPPDYGEYFERAELLGVVPRAARRQVWLPFESARGCWWGERHHCTFCGLNGTTMPFRSKSPARVLDELAGLAHRYGTFRFEAVDNILDPRYLRELFPAIADTGADYEFFYEAKANLTRAQLRVLARGGVSRLQPGLESLSSTVLRLMDKGVRAAQNVNLLRWARYYGIDVAWSILWGFPGESAEDYADQAAAVPHLRHLQPPEGSGRIWLERFSPLFARQPGRCVPEIGYRYIYPKGIDLDRVAYFFDHEIDGALPDSAYEPLRRALADWAASWRSGPQPSLTYRSAPGVLQINDTRHAGYDGTYTFEGVLADIYLACTDRPITAAAVRERLEPARPIGYVAEVLDEFHRRGLVFRDDRFVVALALPATPGR from the coding sequence ATGCGCACCGTCCTGGTCTCGATGCCCTTCATGGACATCGACCGGCCGTCCATCCAGCTGGGCCTGCTCAAGGCGATCGGTGAGCGGAACGGCTTCGCCGTGCGGACCCTGCACGCCAACCTCGACTTCGCGGCGCGGATCGGGGTGGACCAGTACCGCGAGCTCGCCGAGACGCGGGGGTCGCTGGTCGGTGACTGGCTCTTCTCCGTCGAGGCGTTCGGCGAGCAGGCCCCCGATCCGGCCGGCCGGCTGCCGGACGAGCTGGGCGCGGACCCGGCGTACGGTGAGCGGCTGCGGCACCTCCGTGACCATGACGTGCCCGCGTTCCTCGACTCCCTCATGGACGCCGTCGCCTGGACCGAGGTGCGGGTCGTCGGCTTCAGCTGCACCTTCCAGCAGAACACCGCCTCGTTCGCGCTGGCACGCCGGCTGAAGAGACGGTTCCCGCACCTCGTCACGGTCTTCGGCGGGGCCAACTTCGACGGCGAGATGGGCCCGGAGCTGGTCCGCACCGTCGACTGCATCGACCTGGCGGTCAGCGGTGAGGCGGACACCGCGTTCCCGCGCCTGCTGGCGGCGCTGGCCGCCGGAACGGACCCGGCGGCGGTGCCGGGCGTCTGCCGCCGTGCCGGTGACACGTGCGTCGCGACGCCGCCCGAGCCGCCGTACGACGAGCTCGACGACCTGCCGCCGCCGGACTACGGCGAATACTTCGAGCGCGCGGAACTGCTGGGCGTCGTGCCCCGCGCCGCGCGCCGTCAGGTGTGGCTGCCGTTCGAGAGCGCCCGCGGATGCTGGTGGGGCGAACGGCACCACTGCACGTTCTGCGGGCTCAACGGCACGACCATGCCGTTCCGTTCCAAGTCGCCGGCCCGGGTCCTGGACGAGCTGGCCGGCCTCGCTCACCGGTACGGGACCTTCCGCTTCGAGGCGGTGGACAACATCCTCGACCCGCGCTATCTGCGGGAACTGTTCCCGGCGATCGCCGACACCGGCGCCGACTACGAATTCTTCTACGAGGCGAAGGCCAACCTCACCCGCGCGCAGCTCCGGGTCCTCGCCCGCGGCGGGGTGAGCCGCCTGCAGCCCGGTCTCGAATCGTTGAGCTCCACGGTGCTGCGTCTGATGGACAAGGGTGTGCGGGCCGCGCAGAACGTCAACCTCCTGCGCTGGGCGCGGTACTACGGCATCGACGTGGCGTGGAGCATCCTGTGGGGATTTCCCGGCGAGTCCGCGGAGGACTACGCCGACCAGGCAGCCGCCGTACCTCACCTGAGGCATCTGCAGCCACCGGAGGGTTCCGGACGGATCTGGCTCGAACGCTTCAGCCCTCTCTTCGCCCGGCAGCCGGGCCGCTGCGTGCCCGAGATCGGTTACCGCTACATCTATCCGAAGGGGATCGACCTCGACCGGGTCGCGTACTTCTTCGACCACGAGATCGACGGCGCCCTGCCGGACAGCGCCTACGAACCGCTGCGCCGGGCCCTCGCCGACTGGGCCGCTTCCTGGCGCTCCGGGCCGCAGCCCTCCCTCACCTATCGGTCAGCGCCGGGCGTACTGCAGATCAACGACACCAGGCATGCGGGGTACGACGGAACGTACACCTTCGAGGGTGTCCTCGCCGACATCTACCTCGCCTGCACCGACCGCCCGATCACGGCTGCCGCCGTCCGGGAACGGCTGGAGCCGGCCCGGCCGATCGGCTACGTGGCGGAGGTGCTCGACGAGTTCCACCGGCGCGGCCTCGTGTTCCGCGACGACCGGTTCGTGGTGGCGCTGGCGCTTCCCGCCACTCCCGGCCGCTGA